The region CGAAGTGTTCGGTGATGAAGTGTTCCGCGCCGGGGCTGGGCTCATTGAATTGCCAGGTAGAGCGTTGTTTCGAAGCTGCTTCAAGTTCCATGGACACCGCCTTGAGAAGCGAAGAATGCGCGTATCTGGCCGATTATATGCCGTTTGCCGATTCGTGTCGGCGACAACACAATGCCTGGAAATCGGCACGTAAACGCTGTGTAACCTAGGCTGGCGTTGGACTTCCCTTGCCGGAGAACGCAAAATGTGTCCTTTATCTCAATCACTTTGCTCGGATCTGCTGACTCTATGCGAATGCGCCTGATGCTGTTGGGTGGTGGAAATGCCCTCGGGCAAGCGCTGATTCGACTCGGGGCCGAGGAAGATATCGGCTTTCTGGCACCGCGTCCGCCAGAGAACGGCTGGGACCCGGCCAGCTTGACCCAGTTGCTGGATGACACCCGCCCCGACGCGTTGGTGAATCTGGCTTATTACTTTGACTGGTTTCAGGCTGAGTCGGTCAGCGAAAAGCGCTTGGCTCAGCAAGAGCGTTCGGTGGAGCGCCTGGCGGAACTGTGCCAGCACCACAACATAATTCTGATCCAGCCTTCGAGCTACCGGGTTTTCGATGGCTCGCGCGCCACAGCCTACAGCGAAAAAGATGAACCGCTGCCTTTGGGCCTGCGTGGCCAGGCGTTGTGGCGAATCGAGCAAAGCGTGCGCTCCACCTGCCCGCAGCACGTGTTGTTGCGCTTTGGCTGGTTGCTCGACGAAAGTATCGACGGCGTGCTCGGGCGCTTTTTGACCCGCGCCGAACAGCCTCAGGAGTTGCAGTTGGCCGATGACCGTCGAGGCAATCCAACGCCGGTGGACGATGCCGCGCGGGTCATTCTCTCGGTGCTCAAGCAACTCGATTGCGCGGCGCCGTTGTGGGGCACGTACCATTACGCCGGCAACGAAGCGACCACACCGCTGGTGCTGGGCCAGGCTATCCTCTCCGAGGCGGCGCAACTGCACAAACTG is a window of Pseudomonas sp. DG56-2 DNA encoding:
- a CDS encoding sugar nucleotide-binding protein, translated to MRMRLMLLGGGNALGQALIRLGAEEDIGFLAPRPPENGWDPASLTQLLDDTRPDALVNLAYYFDWFQAESVSEKRLAQQERSVERLAELCQHHNIILIQPSSYRVFDGSRATAYSEKDEPLPLGLRGQALWRIEQSVRSTCPQHVLLRFGWLLDESIDGVLGRFLTRAEQPQELQLADDRRGNPTPVDDAARVILSVLKQLDCAAPLWGTYHYAGNEATTPLVLGQAILSEAAQLHKLAVTAPTAQAHAARPDASDEPQHAVLACKKILHTFGIKPRAWRSGLPPLLDRFYRNG